One window of Paludibacter propionicigenes WB4 genomic DNA carries:
- a CDS encoding DoxX family protein, whose protein sequence is MKKEKVFFWTATIFIALFEGLMPALTWQSELAKEGIRHLGYPEYFGNALVVCKVLGVLALIIPLVPKRVKEWAYAGFAFDFIFATISHGAVDGINGQTFFPLIILGILAVSYIYYHKLNAETK, encoded by the coding sequence ATGAAAAAAGAAAAAGTATTTTTTTGGACAGCGACAATATTTATCGCTTTATTTGAAGGTTTGATGCCGGCATTGACCTGGCAATCGGAATTGGCAAAAGAAGGAATCAGACATCTGGGATATCCCGAATACTTCGGAAATGCATTGGTGGTTTGTAAAGTACTGGGCGTACTGGCACTGATTATTCCGCTGGTTCCCAAACGGGTAAAAGAATGGGCTTATGCAGGGTTTGCGTTTGATTTTATCTTTGCCACTATCAGCCACGGAGCTGTTGACGGAATCAACGGACAGACTTTTTTCCCCCTGATTATATTGGGAATACTGGCAGTTTCATATATTTACTACCACAAGTTAAACGCTGAGACTAAGTAA